The Schizosaccharomyces pombe strain 972h- genome assembly, chromosome: I genome contains a region encoding:
- the ate1 gene encoding arginine-tRNA--protein transferase, with protein MVLDKLLYTGYNVSTECGYCKSGRKTEHFGLLAEKLSCEDYQRLIDLGWRRSGHYLYKPNGKTSCCSLYTIRLDSYNFKIAKEQKKAIKKWVKYVNGKPLKPMKSEISTDYLNNAFQTIESLGAEKYSVTMEPCTYTDEKFEVFKKYQMQVHLEKEEEITKKGFSRFLCNSPLFNEDKGIKYGSYHQMYRFQGRLVAVGVLDLLPHGVSSVYLFYDPDMSKFSLGRISACREIWLALECGYRYYYMGYYIHTCPKMKYKATYSPSYLLNPGTNKWIPIENFTSLWNTGAPKYISFGDENNSDIQTAVDYDSSEDSSQNEDDYTLFNRQLPGILSVNVAESLVSENFANIGNSTFPTRHVLSYFPQVKHWFVEINAAVGEEVAKSYTLVLSS; from the exons ATGGTATTGGATAAACTGTTGTACACAGGGTACAACGTCAGTACTGAATGTGGTTATTGTAAAAGTGGAAGAAAGACCGAGCATTTTGGTTTATTAGCAGAAAAGCTCAGTTGTGAA GACTACCAGCGATTGATTGATTTGGGATGGAG aCGTTCAGGacattatttatataaacCCAACGGGAAAACATCTTGCTGTTCTCTTTATACAATCAG ACTCGACAgctataattttaaaattgcaaaagaGCAAAAGAAggcaataaaaaaatgggtCAAATATGTAAATGGAAAGCCATTAAAACCTATGAAAAGCGAAATTAGCACAGATTATTTGAACAATGCCTTTCAAACTATAGAATCGCTCGGAGCTGAAAAATACTCTGTAACTATGGAGCCTTGCACTTACACCGATGAGAAATTTGAAGTCTTCAAAAAGTATCAAATGCAAGTTCATTTAGAGAAAGAAGAGGAAATCAcgaaaaaaggatttagCAGGTTTCTTTGCAACTCtcctttatttaatgaagaCAAGGGGATAAAGTATGGTTCTTATCATCAGATGTATCGATTTCAAGGAAGGCTTGTGGCAGTTGGAGTTTTAGACTTGCTACCACATGGTGTTTCTAGCGTTTATCTGTTTTATGATCCTGATATGTCTAAGTTTTCTCTGGGAAGGATTAGTGCCTGCCGTGAAATCTGGCTTGCTCTTGAATGCGGATATCGGTACTACTACATGG GTTATTATATTCACACATGTCCCAAAATGAAGTATAAGGCAACGTATAGTCCATCGTACCTGCTTAATCCC GGTACAAATAAATGGATACCAATTGAAAACTTTACTTCACTTTGGAATACTGGTGCTCCTAAATATATAAGTTTCGGGgatgaaaataatagtGATATTCAAACTGCTGTTGACTACGATTCTTCTGAAGATTCATCTCAAAACGAAGATGATTATACACTGTTTAATCGACAGCTTCCTGGAATTCTTTCAGTAAATGTTGCTGAGTCCTTGGTTTCGGAGAATTTTGCTAACATTGGCAATTCAACTTTCCCCACAAGA CATGTTTTAAGTTATTTCCCTCAGGTTAAACATTGGTTTGTTGAAATCAATGCTGCTGTGGGCGAAGAAGTCGCAAAGAGTTATACACTTGTTTTATCTAGTTGA
- the set8 gene encoding lysine methyltransferase Set8 — MDIKYNELVNQFAPGAKQITIKKIRKKGNGIFSLNRYTSGTVLLEVPLENIICRKTVEQFRNSCDKFASIATLEEWNDMSFRTQAMLFLCYLWLGIQPRTNKWDKFLTVLPLSINTPAQWPEKEVYSLQGTSIFNPVCVKRKILQQEWLSLNQRYSDSWPSKITLPKWVHADALFHSRCLESPFKDPVLAPVIDLCNHSSKSNAKWSFSEDAMQLYLDKDIDENEEVTINYGSEKGSAEFLFSYGFLPEPEGDRITNVMKLLIPEDSNDSLDLAKRRSCKTPPMIEFVSDSSGELWWHAPFLFFSVLNVEDFTNFKMVCDESKAQTVDWEFEGQKCSVEDLPKLVQLSPKRDLYILRVFCLAEQLADAALNTNIENMYNPTERRSESVELLKRESFLLKKVLLYLRDVISKLLKSKVVVEFIHSQTIES; from the coding sequence ATGGATATCAAATACAATGAGTTGGTCAACCAATTTGCGCCGGGagcaaaacaaattactataaaaaaaatacgaaAGAAAGGCAatggaattttttctttgaatagGTATACTTCTGGAACTGTTCTTTTAGAGGTTCCacttgaaaatataatatgcCGCAAAACAGTTGAACAATTTCGAAATTCTTGTGATAAATTCGCTTCAATCGCAACGCTTGAGGAATGGAACGATATGAGTTTCAGAACTCAGGCTATGTTATTTCTTTGCTATTTATGGCTCGGTATTCAACCCCGAACCAACAAGTGGGATAAGTTTTTAACGGTTCTTCCTTTATCTATCAATACGCCTGCACAATGGCCCGAAAAAGAAGTCTACAGCCTCCAAGGCACTTCGATTTTTAATCCAGTTTGTGTcaagagaaaaattttacaacaAGAGTGGCTTTCATTAAACCAGCGGTATTCTGATTCCTGGCCTAGTAAAATAACACTCCCAAAATGGGTTCATGCTGATGCTTTGTTTCACAGTAGGTGCCTTGAAAGTCCCTTTAAAGATCCAGTTTTAGCTCCTGTGATTGATTTATGTAATCACTCCTCTAAGTCTAATGCAAAATGGTCATTTTCGGAAGATGCTATGCAGCTCTATCTTGACAAGGacattgatgaaaatgaagaagttACGATAAACTATGGAAGTGAAAAAGGTTCTGCtgagtttttattttcttatgGTTTTTTACCTGAACCTGAGGGCGATCGGATTACAAATGTTATGAAACTCTTGATTCCCGAGGATTCTAATGACTCGCTTGATCTTGCTAAAAGGAGATCTTGTAAAACTCCCCCCATGATTGAATTTGTTTCTGATTCATCTGGGGAATTATGGTGGCATGctccatttctttttttttctgtacTTAATGTTGAAGACTTTACAAACTTCAAAATGGTGTGTGATGAATCAAAAGCTCAAACAGTTGACTGGGAATTTGAAGGTCAAAAATGCTCAGTTGAAGATTTGCCAAAGCTTGTACAATTATCTCCTAAAAGAGATTTGTATATTTTACGTGTTTTTTGTCTCGCTGAACAATTAGCGGATGCTGCCCTAAATACAAACATTGAGAATATGTACAATCCAACCGAACGACGTTCAGAATCGGTAGAGCTTTTAAAGCGTGAAAGTTTCTTACTTAAGAAAGTCCTTTTATATCTTAGAGACGTTATTTCAAAGCTCCTTAAGTCCAAAGTTGTGGTGGAATTCATCCATAGCCAGACCATTGAGTCATGA
- the pit1 gene encoding serine/threonine protein kinase Pit1 — protein sequence MKKYLWGTPTTNTVFTGKQPKYTKEVRKCISIDEVYNVVRKVGDGTFGSVYLATTKTPSKEVVAIKSMKKKLAKVSDATRLREVHSLLRLSENENIVNIFDLYIDQFRCLHIVMEFLDCNLYQLISTRKNDPLTLEQVQDIMRQIFKGLNHIHTNGFFHRDMKPENILISSNSDSSSFNVKIADFGLAREINSRPPYTEYVSTRWYRAPELLLRDSYYSFPVDIYAAGCMAFEIATLQPIFPGNDDFDQLYKMCEILGSPDEQSQNTGDKGGGIWDRAELLANKLGISLPKMAPLDFGDLFSPPWNLAFASMLSQLLKWDPAKRPTAEMCLDLEFCRVSAPADAVASKEEVNKNTDFRVSISYFPSSSSIPDECNTEEESRINPSTSKFLKQLNKGFNGFTKPFRKSRKQSKNRKNKSSVATQFSEESEDIADSITSSTFFPVLPQIRPSTPLNLKLRNFIISSSEDSTSPKAKEFDRPLPSTEFLVAINKSQEALLNNSPNSKSGSTQLSASTCLSDLISPQLSILSHEDKRENQSVNSESSKYSPRSSNHSPTLHSKDLHRDMATVNNYAKSPPSFHATQDLLRKTLAYTNSSGTSTVLSNDSSAISSTFLDRDFPDFGITSLAGSLTLPDSKIIDRSKTHVSTQLLP from the coding sequence ATGAAGAAGTATTTGTGGGGTACTCCAACTACGAATACCGTATTTACAGGCAAGCAACCAAAGTATACCAAGGAGGTTCGCAAATGCATTTCAATTGATGAAGTATATAATGTTGTGCGAAAGGTTGGAGATGGCACCTTCGGTTCAGTTTACCTTGCAACTACTAAAACTCCTTCTAAAGAAGTAGTAGCTATAAAAagtatgaagaaaaagctGGCTAAGGTTTCTGATGCTACCAGATTGCGCGAGGTACATTCTTTGTTGAGACTTTccgaaaatgaaaatatagTTAATATTTTCGATTTATATATAGATCAATTTCGATGTTTACATATTGTAATGGAGTTTCTCGATTGCAATTTGTACCAGCTAATAAGTACTAGAAAGAACGACCCTTTGACTCTTGAGCAAGTTCAAGATATTATGCGTCAAATATTCAAAGGCCTCAATCATATTCATACAAATGGTTTTTTCCACAGAGACATGAAAccagaaaatattttaatttcttcaaatagtgactcttcttctttcaatGTTAAGATTGCAGATTTTGGTCTTGCTCGTGAAATTAATTCGCGGCCTCCATATACCGAATACGTATCCACTCGTTGGTATCGTGCACCTGAACTATTATTACGGGACTCTTATTATTCGTTTCCGGTCGACATATATGCTGCTGGATGCATGGCATTTGAAATTGCTACACTTCAACCAATTTTTCCTGGAAATGATGATTTCGACcaattatataaaatgtGTGAAATACTTGGAAGCCCTGATGAGCAATCTCAGAATACTGGAGATAAGGGAGGTGGTATCTGGGATCGAGCTGAACTATTAGCTAATAAGCTAGGTATTTCTCTACCCAAAATGGCTCCGCTCGACTTTGGAGACTTATTTTCCCCACCATGGAATTTAGCTTTTGCTTCAATGTTGTCCCAATTGTTAAAGTGGGATCCAGCCAAACGACCTACTGCAGAAATGTGCCTTGATTTAGAATTTTGTCGAGTTTCCGCACCGGCTGATGCAGTTGCCAGTAAAGAGGAAGTCAATAAAAACACTGATTTTCGTGTTTCAATATCATATTTCCCTTCGTCTAGTTCCATTCCAGATGAATGTAACACTGAGGAAGAATCTAGGATCAATCCTTCAACTTCAAAGTTTCTTAAACAGCTGAATAAAGGTTTCAATGGGTTTACTAAACCGTTTCGTAAGTCAAGAAAACAATCAAAGAACCGTAAAAATAAGTCTTCAGTGGCTACTCAGTTTTCTGAAGAGTCAGAAGATATTGCTGATAGTATCACCTCTTCAACATTTTTTCCCGTTTTACCCCAAATACGCCCATCTACTCCTTTGAATCTCAAGTTACGAAACTTCATTATTTCATCTTCTGAAGATTCTACTTCCCCCAAAGCGAAGGAATTTGACCGTCCTTTGCCTTCAACCGAATTTCTTGTTgctataaataaaagtcaAGAAGCTTTGTTGAATAACTCTCCTAACTCCAAGTCTGGTAGTACGCAACTTTCTGCTTCTACGTGTTTAAGTGATTTAATTTCCCCTCAGCTATCGATTCTATCTCACGAAGATAAGCGCGAAAATCAATCTGTAAACAGTGAATCCTCTAAATACAGTCCCCGGTCATCTAATCATTCACCGACACTTCACAGCAAAGATTTGCACCGTGATATGGCTACTGTGAACAATTATGCCAAGTCTCCACCTTCTTTCCATGCTACGCAGGACCTTCTTCGTAAAACATTAGCCTATACAAATTCAAGTGGTACATCAACAGTCTTATCTAATGACTCTTCAGCTATTTCCTCAACGTTTTTGGACAGAGATTTTCCAGATTTTGGTATCACATCGTTAGCTGGTAGTCTAACACTTCCCGACTCGAAAATTATCGATCGCTCTAAAACACACGTTTCGACACAATTGCTTCCCTAG
- the elf1 gene encoding AAA family ATPase Elf1, which yields MTSSVLIQGYEEDDVLKLLQELLDAETSQSCADVGKKIAQLFSNDNPLVTLKTTGFLDGLERAARNKKSGFHREAAMIGFATVIKNLGTPSEVVFLPYLPTILDSFSDRGEVVRQAAKMAAQALLDCLPAGAVETRLIPSLISYLDDSSIKWPSKVAALQLLGSLASSSPKAVADYMAALIPCIKERMHDTKPEISRAAITCMLNLCSVVENNDIIPHIPKLVDCMAHPETLEACIKDLSATTFVATVESVALAVLVPILKRALAQRSQSMLRLTVIITDNLCKLVPDPAEASDFLPELIPDVERIAQTAAMPEVRALASHALTTLNKAAAAQAAKAANNSEKQALDSACKELREAVLKNTSVPHELANSIIDYVCDALAALYKSNNFDKDKWTSQLGVLYLSPLVGEELASQISSKIYDDLHAFYKSLNSVDGISNLTIEEEELVNTDFSLAYGGRLLLSHTNLHLYRGHRYGVVGHNGCGKSTLLRAIGDYKVENFPSPDEVKTCFVAHSLQGEDTSMAILDFVAQDKALLTMNVTRQEAADALHSVGFTAEMQENPVASLSGGWKMKLELARAMLQKADILLLDEPTNHLDVANIAWLEAYLTSQKNITCLIVSHDSSFLDHVCTDIIHYEGVKNQAKKLGYYQGNLSAFVKVKPEAKSYYTLTATNEKFVFPPPGILTGVRSNTRLILKMTNASYTYPNAKKKSLDNVTVGLSLSSRVAILGPNGAGKSTLIKVLIGEVIPQEGKVFKHPNLRVGYVAQHAFHHLDQHLEKTPSQYIQWRYAGGQDREVSEKESRKLTEEDRAQLQRDITVNGERRRVEALIGRQKLKKSFQYEIKWFGKPHKYNTWVSREILLENGFQKFVQAFDDMESSREGLGFRELIPEDIRAHFEDVGLPGDIADYSPISSLSGGQKVKVVIAACLWNNPQLLVLDEPTNFLDRDALGGLAVAIRDWEGGVVMISHNEEFVSALCPEHWHVEAGKVTGKGKTAVDDGKFEDLSEKDLKKIEAKATKKKKLTRNEIKAKERRARERELAWLQSPKGTEKPKSFFSDDEE from the coding sequence ATGACATCCTCTGTGTTAATTCAGGGTTACGAAGAGGACGATGTCCTCAAATTATTGCAGGAATTGTTGGATGCTGAAACTTCTCAAAGCTGTGCTGATGtaggtaaaaaaattgcccagcttttttcaaatgacAACCCTTTAGTCACTTTGAAGACTACGGGGTTTTTGGATGGCTTGGAACGTGCAGCTCGCAATAAGAAGTCGGGATTCCATCGTGAAGCTGCCATGATTGGTTTTGCTActgttattaaaaatttgggtACGCCTTCCGAAGTTGTATTCCTTCCTTATCTTCCTACTATTTTGGATTCGTTCTCGGATCGTGGTGAAGTAGTTAGACAAGCCGCCAAAATGGCCGCCCAAGCCCTCTTGGATTGTCTTCCTGCAGGAGCCGTAGAAACGCGCTTAATTCCAAGCTTGATTTCTTACTTAGACGATTCATCTATCAAATGGCCTAGTAAAGTGGCTGCTTTGCAATTACTGGGCTCTCTTGCATCATCATCCCCCAAGGCTGTTGCTGATTACATGGCCGCTCTCATTCCTTGTATTAAAGAACGAATGCATGATACGAAACCGGAAATTTCTCGTGCCGCTATTACATGCATGTTGAACTTATGTTCCGTCGTTGAAAACAACGACATTATTCCTCATATACCAAAGCTCGTCGATTGTATGGCTCATCCGGAAACACTGGAAGCTTGTATTAAAGATTTAAGCGCTACAACATTTGTAGCTACAGTTGAATCAGTTGCTTTAGCTGTGCTCGTTCCTATCTTAAAGCGAGCATTAGCTCAGAGATCACAGTCTATGCTGCGGTTGACTGTCATTATTACTGACAACTTATGTAAACTGGTTCCTGATCCTGCCGAGGCATCTGATTTTCTTCCTGAGTTAATTCCGGACGTTGAGCGTATTGCTCAAACTGCTGCTATGCCTGAAGTTCGTGCCCTTGCTTCTCATGCACTTACTACTCTAAACAAGGCTGCAGCTGCTCAGGCTGCAAAGGCTGCAAACAATTCTGAGAAACAGGCGTTAGATAGCGCTTGTAAAGAATTACGTGAGGCCGTCCTTAAAAACACTAGTGTACCACATGAGTTGGCCAACAGTATCATAGATTATGTCTGCGATGCCTTAGCAGCATTGTATAAgtcaaataattttgacAAAGACAAATGGACTTCGCAATTAGGTGTGCTTTATTTATCTCCACTTGTCGGGGAAGAATTGGCTTCACAAATATCATCAAAGATATATGATGACCTTCACGCCTTCTATAAGTCATTAAATTCTGTTGATGGGATTTCAAACCTTACTATTGAGGAAGAGGAACTAGTTAACactgatttttctttggcATACGGTGGCAGATTGCTTCTGAGTCATACCAATCTTCACCTTTATAGAGGTCATCGATACGGTGTTGTTGGTCACAATGGTTGTGGTAAATCAACCTTGTTACGCGCTATTGGTGATTACAAGGTTGAAAACTTTCCCTCACCTGATGAGGTTAAAACTTGCTTTGTTGCACATAGTCTTCAAGGCGAGGATACTAGTATGGCTATCCTTGACTTTGTTGCTCAAGATAAGGCGTTACTGACTATGAATGTTACCCGTCAAGAAGCTGCTGATGCTTTGCATTCTGTTGGTTTTACTGCGGAGATGCAGGAAAATCCTGTTGCTTCTTTATCTGGTGGTTGGAAAATGAAACTGGAGTTGGCTCGTGCCATGTTGCAGAAAGCTgatattttgcttttggaTGAACCAACAAATCATCTTGATGTTGCCAATATTGCATGGCTGGAAGCATATTTAACCTCTCAAAAGAATATTACTTGCTTGATAGTTTCTCACGACTCTTCATTTTTGGACCACGTGTGTACTGACATCATTCATTATGAAGGTGTTAAAAACCAGGCAAAAAAGCTTGGTTATTATCAAGGTAATCTTTCAGCTTTTGTCAAGGTCAAACCGGAAGCTAAATCATACTATACATTGACAGCCACAAACGAGAAGTTTGTTTTTCCACCTCCCGGTATCTTAACTGGTGTGCGCTCAAACACACGTCtcatattaaaaatgaCAAACGCTTCTTATACATATCCCAACGCGAAGAAGAAGTCATTAGATAATGTTACCGTTGGGTTATCTTTATCTTCTCGTGTTGCCATTTTAGGTCCTAACGGTGCTGGTAAATCAACGCTTATTAAAGTTCTTATCGGTGAAGTAATCCCTCAAGAAGGAAAAGTTTTCAAGCATCCCAACTTGCGTGTGGGTTACGTTGCTCAGCATGCCTTTCATCACTTGGATCAACATCTGGAAAAAACGCCAAGTCAATATATTCAATGGCGTTATGCTGGAGGACAGGACCGCGAAGTTTCAGAGAAGGAATCTCGAAAACTTACCGAAGAAGACCGTGCTCAGCTTCAGCGTGATATTACGGTCAATGGCGAACGTAGAAGAGTGGAAGCTTTGATTGGCCgtcaaaaactaaaaaagtcatttcaatatgaaattaaatGGTTTGGGAAGCCTCATAAATACAATACGTGGGTGTCTCGAGAAATATTGCTTGAAAATGGGTTTCAAAAGTTTGTACAGGCTTTTGATGATATGGAATCTTCTCGCGAAGGTCTCGGTTTCCGTGAATTGATTCCCGAAGACATCAGGGCACATTTTGAGGATGTGGGCCTTCCTGGCGACATTGCTGATTACAGCCCCATTAGTAGTTTGTCTGGCGGTCAAAAGGTTAAAGTTGTTATTGCTGCGTGTCTCTGGAATAACCCCCAGCTTTTGGTTTTGGACGAACCTACAAACTTTTTGGACAGAGATGCATTAGGTGGTTTAGCTGTTGCTATTCGTGATTGGGAAGGTGGGGTCGTTATGATTTCACataatgaagaatttgTTTCTGCGTTGTGTCCTGAACACTGGCATGTAGAAGCGGGTAAGGTTACCGGTAAGGGCAAGACCGCTGTTGACGATGGAAAGTTTGAAGATCTGTCGGAGaaagatttgaaaaagattgaGGCTAAAGCTaccaaaaagaagaaattgacGAGAAATGAAATCAAGGCCAAAGAAAGACGTGCTAGAGAGAGAGAATTAGCATGGTTACAATCTCCCAAGGGCACCGAAAAACCCAAATCATTCTTCTCTGATGATGAAGAATAA